GTCAGGCACAGAGCTATGAAGGAACCATGAAATACCGTATGCTTGCAGTCAAGACTAAGCAATAGGTGCAGTGCAAATTCACCCGTGTGTCAAACACCGAGCCACACACAACACAAAGGAAGGGATCTGAACTCACGTGCTTTTCTACAATAGGACACACTTGGACTTCTTTTTGGTGTTTGGCTTCTTCTCAGGGTTCTTGCGGTTGATCTGTCGCACGAGGTCATAGAAAATCTGCGAGAATGATGGAAAAGAGCTCTAATGATGGCTCCAGACATAGGAGACATAGGGGCAACAATCTGCCTGGCACAGAGGCCGGTAGCTGGCACTTCAACAGACATCTTGAATGTGCTATGCCTACTCTTCTCTGGTACATCCATACAGCAAACTGGGCTTTGCACCTTATTTCAACACACTAAAGTTCTGTATGCCGCGAGGAATATGAGAGAGATATTCATCTGTGATTGGAGCAGTGCGGCTCAAGACTAGAGATTTCTTTGCAATAAGCTGTTCATACATAATGCTCTCTTAGCAGCACCCAAACCATGGCCCATTAAACCTGTGTGCCTTTGACCCTTACCTCGTTGACATTGATCTTGGCCTTGGCAGAACTCTCGAGGAAGGCGCAGTTGTTGAACGAGCGGGCCAAGTTTGCCCCCTGGTCCTTGCCGACCACCCTCTCATCTTCCAGGTCGCACTTGTTTCCCACGAGAATCATTGGCACCTGCAGGAAGGCGGGGTGTGTCGTCAACACATGCATGCGCACGCAGTGACCTTCGTTTTGTTTAGCAATCCCTTCACTTACACACTAGCCAAGGAGTTTGTGGGATTGTGCACACTGCATTATAATACGAATGCAGCAGCAACTAAAGCAGTGCTCATCGTCAATGGATTATACGAACTAGGGAAGAGCGACCCGAGGCAATGCAACGCAACAAAGTGAAATCTTATCAACGAATTTCAAGGGACTGCAAAAATTATTAATTTAGAAACTTTAAATGAAAGCCCAAAACTCAATGGTAATTAAATACGCAAACGAAAACTACCCACCATTGTGCCAAGTGAATTTATGAACTCTATCTCAAATTAAAGGTTCACTCAATTCAAACAATGCTGATTAGCGCAGGCTGGTTTATGAAAAGCGCGAAAATGCTATTAAGTCGACACTAGCCACTATGCTGCCATGTGCTAGTGCAGCGTGTACTGGGAGAAGAGTCTGGTCTGGGGTAGTTCAGATGGCAATGTGAACGATGACAGCGAACTGCGCTCCGATGTGGATGCTCGATAAGGCTAAAGTTACAGCCGATGCATCCATGCAAGCACTTTGCTGGCACGGGCTTTCGTCATTAGGACGAAGGTTTTTCATGCTGTGGACCACTTTCAGAACCAGTCGCACGTTACTCGTAATGCTCTGCAACTCAGACAAGACCAGGAGAAACTAAATGCCAGTTATTCCGGATATCGAAATGAAAAAGTAAGAACTACAAGACATTCCATGGTGACCGAGTAGTCATCGCTTCAAACAGGATGGATGTCCTCATTCGTCCACTCGTGGCCCTGAAGCAACAGTATGCCTTCCATGCACCTCACTGCTTCTTCTGAGAAATGACCCCGAACACAACAGTTCTGAGACATTCACGGTTGAAACTGCACCCTCATGGGGTTTGAAGAAATTTTGTTTAGTCCTTAATTCCACAGGTTGTCCCCGACCTTCTCAAAGTACACTCTGCTCTGGAAGCAAGATCTTAATTTTGCGCGCCTGTCACCCGTTGTTTCTAGTTCAGTACTTCACTCGCAGAGGACAAATTTAGTGAAGCTTTACCTCTGGGCTATGGAATGATGAATTTGTAGTACCGAGGCATTAACAAAGAACCAGAAAAACGAAAGAACGACTTATTCTGGAGGGAGATTTTGCAGTGTGCGAAACTCGACACTTTTCAGACTGGAAACATGGGTTCTTGGTGTGGTATCCGAAGAtaagcaattgaaaaaaaaaaataataataaagtttTCAGCAACAAGATTTCACTGCTGCACCCACTCACATCATCCATGTCCTTGACTCTGAGGATCTGCTCCCTGAGGTCCTGGAGGTCATTGAAGGTTGACTGGGCCGTGATGGAGTAAACGAGCACGAAGCCTTGGCCATTCTTCATGTACAGGTCGCGCATTGCTGTAAATTGCTCCTGCAAGGGGGGAGGAAAAGGTGGAAAAATGCATTTTCAGATGCCACGGTAGAACAGAAGAGCTGTCTTGCATGAACAAAACATGCCCTGATGGCAATCGGACAAAACAGAACTGGTTATCTAGTAGCCTTTTCCATTTCATAACCAGCTGCAAACCATATAAGCTACCAGAAAGCAGAGGCATGGAAAAGTCTCCGCCAAACTGTGGTTTCAAGTTACTGattaattcgctctcgccctaccgcAAGCTTGCCGTCCCatttagctcagttggtacagtgACTGCTCCtttgaagcggtggtcccgggttcaaatcccggaccaggacgaatttttccttaactgctaagtttctgagaaagctatacTATAGCCTTCctctgcagccgtatggctgtgcttgggtggatgccaatgagttattactcccttaatacagcagaaccccgctgttacgttattcactgctgcgttttcccggctgttatgtcgttttcatccggtcccggcatagctcccataggattcGATGTATTGGGAACCCCGCTGTTATGGTGTAGCTGTGCAAACGTTCCCGCATGAAACGTCGCAACCTGGCGCCCCGAACCCGCCCAGGCAATGTGCCATGCCAACCGCCATTTTGGCTTTTGGCgggtcttggccaggcttggctacggaactggctgcaagaagccACACACGAGTTGGCGAGGCCACCGCTAGATGGCCACCCCCCTCGTGAACGCTGAACAATTGTCGAACTTGTAACCGCGATCTTTGCGTGCTTAGATGGCATTGCGCAAGCAGAAGGCACTTCCccttgaggaaaagctggacATACTAAATGCAATAGAGAACTTGAAGCATTCCTACAGGAAGTGCACCGTGAAGCGCTGTCAGCGCATATTGATCATGGAGAGCAGCCTACGACCATTTCAGTACTTgacgctatgcactacgtcgcttcagTGTGGACTGCAGTGAGTagtgcacagcactgcttcgtgcggtgtggctttcgcacaAACGAGGAAGTGGAAATTGCAATGGAAGCTGAACAGTCAGAAGCAGCCTCTTGTGATCAAGAGCTCAGTGAGGCTATGAATGcactgggtgccacgggagtcacgtacAACGGCTatgtcgccgtggatgctgccaTCGTGACGGAGTGCCAAAGCATCGCCGAGATCATTGTAAACTTGAATGCAAGTGAAGCCGCTGACTGCGATGACAACGAGGAGCACGCATTGCATGATTCCAGGGAgttggcagataagtgctttAAAGAAGCCGcggcggctctggacctcctctcCAGGTACATACGTACATCTCACCTCAGAGCGGCGCTGACAGCAATGAGGCCTTCCAGGCTATTAGAAACGCGTGGTGCTTTCCAGCAAGCAAAAGAAATGGCAATCCACTACTCTCAACTGTTTTAAATGTTCTAAGATCACTGAAGAAACAAACTGTTTCAAGTCAAaactgcactgttttcattaattttcggatcttttctcactgttgcgttttcccggctgttacttTTTTCCccccggtccggtgaaaaacgtatgaacggggttccactgtacaaACTGTGGTCCCATGCTTGTGCTGCAGATTCACAATTTTGTGCAGTTGAGCTGTGAAGGCACCTTTCCACACTTTTTTACACACTATATTATTCCAAGCAATGCTGTGTATTCTTACAAGTTTTCCAGGACTGCAGTGCATTTGTGCAACAGATTAGTGCAATTTCTGCAGATCAAAAGATCAAAATTGTGGGGTTTGGCACATATTTTAAGATGAACTGCCAGCATTCTCTCAACTGACCATATGAAGAATTTATTTAACCACTGGCGACACTCTGGAATCACAGCGCCATCAGGATATCACATTAGAACACATTTATCAGTTCGAACGCGAGGCTTTAAAGTCAAGCCCTGTTGGCCTTCAACAAAAATAGCCTGCACCTTTGCTTTTAATTTATGCTGAAGGACGAATTTACGTaatgaaaaaatgcaaaaaatacagACAAGATCTAACTGATGTGAAGGTAAATGGTGGATCCACACACTACCTGCAAACCACGGTTTAATGTCACTTTGTCTGCACAGAAGTTTCGCTTGAGTTCTTTGCTGCGAGTAAAACATTTCTTTTTCTGGTGATGATGGCCCAGGCAGCTAGAAGGCGCTTATTGATACAGCGGCCCCTTTTGATGTGTCCGGAAATAGATTCTAGCACAAGTTTCAAGGCCGAACGCATGTTTGGCATGCGTAATGAATGCGTGAAGGATGCGTCACGCTTGACGAAATGCATCGGCACCACCAAGGATGTGTCAACCAATAccttccgctgcagtgaggcacTACAACGGACGTTGCATCAAGTGAAGGTGAAAGCACTGCCGAAAGTGGCGGT
This portion of the Amblyomma americanum isolate KBUSLIRL-KWMA chromosome 10, ASM5285725v1, whole genome shotgun sequence genome encodes:
- the Rap1 gene encoding RAS oncogene family member Rap1, encoding MREYKIVVLGSGGVGKSALTVQFVQGIFVEKYDPTIEDSYRKQVEVDGQQCMLEILDTAGTEQFTAMRDLYMKNGQGFVLVYSITAQSTFNDLQDLREQILRVKDMDDVPMILVGNKCDLEDERVVGKDQGANLARSFNNCAFLESSAKAKINVNEIFYDLVRQINRKNPEKKPNTKKKSKCVLL